Proteins encoded by one window of Swingsia samuiensis:
- a CDS encoding MarR family winged helix-turn-helix transcriptional regulator: protein MSDPPIQLPPVEEQLCFALYSTAMEMARAYKAALDPFSLTYPQYLVLQLLWQMDGQRIGQLATRLLLEPSTITPLIKRLEKSGLVVRTRESSDERQVLVRLTDKGRMLQSVVPCINETLLAHTGLSAQDVAALTQKLQNMRQVLSESSRS from the coding sequence ATGAGCGATCCGCCGATTCAACTTCCTCCAGTCGAAGAGCAACTTTGTTTTGCGCTTTATAGTACTGCTATGGAAATGGCGCGTGCCTATAAGGCTGCGCTTGATCCGTTCAGCCTCACCTATCCGCAATATCTTGTCTTGCAGTTGCTTTGGCAGATGGATGGGCAGCGCATAGGTCAGCTTGCTACCCGTCTTTTGCTTGAACCGAGTACAATTACTCCTTTGATTAAACGTTTGGAAAAAAGTGGTTTGGTTGTGCGTACGCGTGAAAGTAGTGATGAGCGACAAGTATTGGTGCGTCTTACGGATAAGGGGCGTATGCTTCAATCGGTCGTTCCGTGCATTAATGAAACGCTTCTTGCTCACACAGGCCTTAGCGCGCAAGATGTTGCTGCTCTTACGCAGAAGTTGCAGAATATGCGTCAAGTCTTGTCAGAATCTAGCCGAAGTTGA
- a CDS encoding Hint domain-containing protein: MAITWSKDTTYSIENANISEADGSVRIPPALNKGYPPGTNQTNTVFGTYPGSILGIASITIPKGTTISSVNDVVPATITFNSLNPLYANQTFQVLLKYYGYNTYAKQESPSGTTRLGLPAGGASTPDFNNIQDALNFSFVRVVPNSLTGGRNLDTTTLNKFARMSDVSLLPTYTTGSVSTYPDGTLYRDIPSLDICFLSGTEIKTSSGFKKVEDIQVGDFILSPINGIETPKAVTSIQRNRIACLSKKDMPVCFKQNSIADGVPYKDLYVTNEHCLFFNNKLIPARMLVNGLSIIVDESFSEYDSYHIECEEHCLLIANGAYTESYLDTTHTFEHHHNIIQFGQKTWEKDAVFPLTTNRGEVEPIFASLRSRATSLNYPNVLKNKHLTHDPDVKLYTSNNTEILPLRVNEGRYIFHIPANHNSIRLSSRASQPSETIGPFVDDRRFLGVLVGEVLCFQEKETYKINDHLIEPTLSGWHSIENSQHRWTKGDAFIPLNEVKNPNKEKLISIQISNNNAYIL; the protein is encoded by the coding sequence ATGGCTATTACATGGAGCAAAGACACCACTTATAGCATAGAAAATGCTAATATTTCTGAAGCAGATGGCAGTGTCCGTATCCCTCCCGCTCTAAACAAGGGCTACCCACCAGGAACCAATCAAACCAATACTGTGTTTGGAACCTATCCTGGCTCTATTTTAGGAATAGCGTCTATCACCATCCCCAAAGGAACAACAATCTCAAGTGTAAACGATGTTGTCCCCGCAACTATCACTTTTAATAGTTTAAATCCTCTTTATGCTAATCAAACTTTCCAAGTTTTATTGAAATATTACGGCTATAATACCTATGCCAAACAAGAAAGCCCATCTGGTACGACCAGACTTGGATTGCCAGCAGGGGGAGCCAGCACCCCTGACTTTAACAACATTCAAGATGCTCTCAATTTTAGCTTCGTGAGGGTTGTCCCCAACTCCCTGACAGGGGGACGAAATTTAGACACAACAACACTCAACAAATTTGCACGAATGAGTGATGTTTCTTTATTACCAACTTATACAACAGGATCTGTTTCTACATATCCAGATGGAACTCTCTATAGAGATATTCCCTCATTGGATATTTGTTTCTTATCTGGAACGGAAATAAAAACATCCTCAGGTTTCAAAAAGGTTGAAGATATTCAAGTTGGAGATTTTATTCTTTCCCCAATAAACGGAATAGAAACTCCTAAAGCGGTAACGTCCATTCAAAGAAATCGGATCGCTTGTCTCTCCAAAAAAGATATGCCCGTCTGCTTTAAACAAAACTCAATTGCAGATGGCGTACCTTACAAAGACCTTTATGTTACAAACGAACATTGCCTTTTCTTCAATAATAAGCTGATCCCCGCAAGAATGCTCGTGAACGGTTTATCTATTATCGTTGATGAGTCATTTTCAGAGTATGATTCTTATCATATTGAATGCGAGGAACACTGCCTTCTCATTGCAAATGGTGCGTATACGGAAAGCTATTTAGATACTACCCATACGTTTGAACACCATCACAATATTATACAGTTTGGTCAAAAAACATGGGAAAAAGATGCGGTATTCCCACTTACAACGAATAGAGGAGAAGTAGAGCCTATATTCGCCTCTTTGCGTTCAAGAGCAACATCTCTTAACTACCCTAATGTTCTAAAAAATAAGCACCTTACCCATGACCCAGATGTAAAACTTTATACATCCAACAACACAGAAATCCTTCCTCTTCGAGTCAACGAAGGCAGGTATATCTTCCATATTCCAGCAAATCACAACTCAATACGTCTATCATCTCGAGCCAGCCAGCCCAGTGAAACAATTGGCCCTTTTGTAGATGATCGTCGTTTTCTGGGAGTCTTGGTTGGCGAGGTTCTCTGTTTCCAAGAAAAAGAAACGTATAAAATTAATGATCATCTTATAGAACCCACCCTATCCGGCTGGCACTCTATAGAGAATAGTCAACATCGGTGGACAAAAGGAGATGCCTTTATTCCATTAAATGAAGTAAAAAATCCCAATAAAGAAAAATTAATTTCAATTCAAATTTCTAATAACAATGCGTATATTTTATAA
- a CDS encoding dihydrolipoyl dehydrogenase family protein, producing MAQYDVICIGGGHASWPVAATLQKQGLQTLLIANDRLGGTCTSWGCDPKILLDAPFEIMAEAARYRDIGLEGNLKLNWEALQAYNRKVIAPLPGMLQNMIEQSGAQIVFGSARLTSPHTVLVNGKEHHAKKIVIATGRRAATLNIPGAEYIRNSSDFLYTEHFPERIVFIGAGIISLEFASMAVRMAREVVIITNGNTILPQYYDRYSRKLLAQLEAEGVKFHFDQTLSSVVKRDEEYLVKTQSGLEIKTDYVLGASGRIPNVEGLGLEEAGVIFSQRGIPTDEQFRTNVPHIYASGDIRDTSIPRLTPTAFFEAGCIVQHILGEAMPMTYPAVPNVVFTIPRIAQVGISQKEAKNSDAYRSVDIDYGKQMLFQTRNEKEAEVAVVLNKEGYLVGADIYGDFSGELINFLTLVINLKLTARDLRGMIFAFPTHSFGAVKFALENLLRQE from the coding sequence ATGGCGCAATATGATGTCATTTGCATTGGTGGTGGACATGCTTCATGGCCCGTAGCGGCTACGCTACAAAAACAAGGTCTACAGACACTTCTAATCGCCAATGACCGTCTCGGAGGCACCTGCACCAGTTGGGGCTGCGACCCGAAGATTTTGCTGGATGCCCCTTTTGAGATCATGGCGGAGGCCGCGCGCTACCGTGATATTGGTCTTGAGGGAAACCTCAAACTAAATTGGGAGGCCTTACAAGCCTATAACAGGAAGGTTATCGCCCCCCTACCCGGTATGCTTCAAAATATGATCGAGCAAAGCGGTGCACAAATTGTGTTTGGGTCTGCTCGTCTGACCAGTCCTCACACGGTTCTGGTCAACGGTAAAGAACACCATGCAAAAAAAATCGTTATTGCCACAGGCCGGCGCGCTGCAACTCTTAATATTCCAGGCGCAGAATATATCCGCAATAGTTCAGATTTTCTTTATACCGAACATTTCCCTGAGCGAATTGTCTTTATTGGCGCCGGAATAATTTCTCTTGAATTCGCCTCAATGGCCGTCCGTATGGCACGTGAGGTCGTCATTATTACGAATGGCAATACCATTTTACCTCAGTATTACGATCGCTATAGCCGTAAACTTCTTGCTCAATTAGAAGCCGAAGGGGTAAAATTCCACTTTGATCAAACTCTATCCTCTGTCGTAAAAAGAGATGAAGAATATCTGGTAAAAACCCAGTCTGGACTTGAGATAAAAACTGATTATGTTTTGGGTGCCAGCGGACGAATCCCAAATGTCGAGGGACTAGGTTTAGAAGAAGCCGGGGTCATTTTCAGCCAACGAGGGATACCCACTGACGAGCAATTTCGTACCAATGTTCCGCATATATATGCCAGTGGAGATATCCGGGATACCTCCATTCCACGCTTAACACCCACGGCTTTTTTCGAGGCAGGCTGTATCGTGCAGCACATTCTAGGCGAGGCAATGCCTATGACTTATCCAGCAGTGCCGAATGTTGTGTTTACTATTCCACGTATTGCTCAAGTAGGGATAAGCCAAAAAGAAGCAAAAAACTCCGATGCTTATCGAAGTGTGGATATTGATTATGGTAAGCAAATGCTCTTCCAAACACGCAATGAAAAAGAAGCGGAAGTTGCTGTAGTTCTGAACAAGGAAGGGTATCTCGTAGGTGCCGATATATATGGAGATTTCAGCGGAGAACTAATCAACTTCCTAACCCTTGTCATCAATTTGAAATTAACAGCTCGTGATCTGCGAGGAATGATTTTTGCTTTTCCAACTCATTCCTTTGGTGCAGTTAAATTCGCTTTGGAAAACCTTTTGAGACAGGAATAG